The Anoplolepis gracilipes chromosome 17, ASM4749672v1, whole genome shotgun sequence genome window below encodes:
- the Rab5 gene encoding ras-related protein Rab-5C, which produces MANRGTAQRPNGSTQGKICQFKLVLLGESAVGKSSLVLRFVKGQFHEYQESTIGAAFLTQTVCLDDTTVKFEIWDTAGQERYHSLAPMYYRGAQAAIVVYDITNQDTFSRAQTWVKELQRQASPSIVIALAGNKADLANKRVVEYDEAQTYADENGLLFMETSAKTAMNVNDIFLAIAKKLPKNEQSGSASTSGQGRRLVESDGQKAATGNCCK; this is translated from the exons ATGGCGAATCGGGGTACGGCTCAAAGGCCAAATGGGTCGACACAAGGGAAAATTTGTCAGTTTAAGCTAGTTTTACTTGGTGAATCGGCGGTTGGAAAATCAAGCCTTGTTTTAAGGTTTGTCAAAGGACAGTTCCACGAGTATCAGGAGAGTACAATTGGTG CTGCATTTCTAACACAAACCGTGTGTTTGGACGACACAActgtaaaatttgaaatttgggATACTGCGGGGCAAGAGCGTTATCATAGTCTCGCGCCGATGTATTATCGTGGTGCCCAAGCAGCCATTGTTGTGTACGACATAACAAACCAG gATACATTCTCACGTGCCCAAACATGGGTGAAGGAATTGCAGCGCCAAGCCAGTCCAAGTATAGTAATAGCATTAGCTGGAAACAAGGCAGATTTGGCAAATAAAAGAGTCGTCGAATATGACGAAGCTCAAACGTATGCAGATGAAAATGGCCTTCTTTTCATGGAAACATCTGCTAAGACGGCGATGAATGTCAACGACATATTCCTTGCAATTG ctAAAAAGCTTCCTAAGAACGAACAGTCAGGAAGCGCAAGTACGAGTGGTCAAGGTCGTCGACTAGTCGAGTCGGATGGGCAAAAGGCAGCAACCGGCAATTGCTGCAAGTGA
- the LOC140675032 gene encoding uncharacterized protein, whose amino-acid sequence MKMSNVYNSKSNTIINIKRRFLSECTVLDDKKIVLRKVCSEPELESVTNYDDICGPWQFHTLPLYSQYSCLPSKMITSEDIACMRKQRDKKLILLFLEEKILYNVSYKDRHKEIFVKLLWQIFKFFKKKLFNDQQISSVIELILLTHNFYLANYWNTAEETYKYFFEHLLLYTVMDPPNCIEIFTPNQAEIILEFFHKIYMENLVLLHLVYMTHYCIVLRQ is encoded by the exons ATGAAAATGAGTAACGTATATAACAGCAAATCaaatacgataataaatataaaacgcaGGTTTTTATCTGAGTGCACTGTACTAgatgataagaaaattgtACTCAGGAAAGTATGCTCTGAGCCCGAATTGGAAAGTGTTACAAATTATGACGATATATGTGGACCTTGGCAATTTCATACTTTGCCATTGTATAGTCAATACAGTTGTCTACCTTCCAAAATGATAACGTCCGAAGATATAGCTTGTATGAGAAAACAAAgggacaaaaaattaattttactatttttgg AGGAAAAGATTCTATATAACGTATCGTACAAGGATAGACACAAAGAgatatttgtaaaacttttgtggcaaattttcaaatttttcaa aaAGAAGCTGTTCAATGATCAACAAATTTCGTCAGTTATAGAATTGATACTTTTGACTCATAACTTTTATCTTGCAAACTATTGGAACACAGCTGAagaaacgtataaatattttttcgaacatcttcttttatatactgTTATG GATCCACCAAATTGCATAGAAATATTCACACCAAATCAAGCTGAAATAatacttgaattttttcacaaaatatacatGGAAAATCTCGTGTTGCTACATCTCGTTTATATGACTCATTACTGTATCGTCTTGAGACAGTAA
- the Mfs10 gene encoding sialin: MEVLDPSVSRDDQPLCVNDSLERVNTLQIPADTKSCIKARHTLGFLGFLGFALVYAMRVNLSVAIVSMVNQTAIPHTEDNDTSDVCPKTKPINGTFIPSAGEFAWTEKTQGIILGAFFLGYVTTNVPGGRMAEKMGGKLIYGLGVFLTAVLTVISPFAAYWGLIPFLVVRVAEGFTEGVTFPAMHSMLAHWVPPLERSKFAAIVYAGANFGTVVSLPVSGWLCSLELWGGWPLAFYLFGGLGLIWYAFWLIFIYDTPSQHTKIDPSEKAYIEASVEKKDENDDPGVPWLSVFTSLPIWAITITQCGQSWAFYTLLTELPTYMDKILHLNVQQNAFLSALPYLSAWLVGLGVSSFADALLARRMISPLTSFKLWNTVASLGPSLSFVGAIWAGCDRMTVMLMLAGLGSLQGAVYAGNQMNHIALAPRYAGTLYGLTNAAANACGFLAPYVIGSIVEGHETLARWHTVFWMAAGINMTTNCFYLLFASATEQPWSKGGS; encoded by the exons ATGGAAGTCCTGGACCCGAGCGTCTCTAGAGACGATCAACCGCTTTGCGTCAACGATTCTCTGGAGCGAG tgaATACATTGCAGATTCCAGCAGATACTAAATCATGCATAAAAGCACGCCATACACTGGGTTTCCTAGGTTTTCTTGGTTTTGCCCTTGTGTATGCTATGAGGGTCAATTTATCAGTAGCCATTGTCTCCATGGTTAATCAGACTGCGATACCACATACTGAGGACAATGATACTAGTGATGTTTGTCCCAAAACTAAGCCAATAAATGGAACTTTTATACCA agcgCGGGAGAATTTGCTTGGACAGAGAAGACTCAAGGTATCATACTGGGTGCTTTCTTTCTTGGCTACGTAACGACAAATGTTCCGGGTGGTAGAATGGCCGAAAAAATGGGCGGCAAGCTAATTTATGGTCTGGGAGTATTTCTGACTGCTGTTCTGACAGTGATAAGTCCGTTCGCGGCGTATTGGGGTCTAATACCGTTTCTAGTTGTACGGGTCGCAGAAGGTTTCACtgag gGAGTAACATTTCCTGCGATGCATAGTATGCTGGCGCATTGGGTACCACCATTGGAGAGAAGTAAATTTGCTGCTATAGTATATGCag GTGCAAATTTTGGAACTGTCGTTTCGTTACCAGTGAGCGGCTGGTTGTGTTCATTAGAATTATGGGGTGGTTGGCCacttgcattttatttattcggaGGACTTGGTCTCATATGGTACGCATTCTggttgatatttatatacgataCTCCTTCGCAACATACGAAAATCGATCCTTCCGAGAAGGCGTATATCGAAGCTAGTGTTGAGAAAAAAGACGAG aATGACGATCCGGGAGTACCTTGGCTGTCTGTCTTCACATCTTTGCCCATTTGGGCCATTACCATTACGCAATGCGGTCAATCCTGGGCGTTCTACACTCTTTTGACCGAACTGCCGACGTATATGGACAAGATTCTGCATTTGAATGTGCAACAGAACGCATTTCTTTCGGCGTTACCTTATTTAAGCGCCTGGTTGGTGGGGCTCGGTGTCTCGAGCTTTGCGGACGCGCTTCTCGCTCGTCGTATGATCTCACCTTTAACTTCCTTCAAACTGTGGAACACGGTCGCCTCGTTAGGGCCCAGTCTCAGTTTCGTCGGTGCTATTTGGGCGGGATGCGATCGTATGACTGTGATGCTGATGCTCGCGGGACTAGGCTCTCTTCAGGGTGCGGTGTACGCCGGAAATCAGATGAATCATATCGCTTTAGCGCCCCGTTATGCGGGAACTTTGTACGGATTGACGAATGCCGCGGCAAACGCCTGTGGCTTCTTGGCGCCTTACGTTATCGGCAGTATAGTAGAGGGacac GAGACTCTTGCACGCTGGCATACAGTGTTCTGGATGGCAGCAGGAATAAACATGACTACCAATTgcttctatttattatttgcatctGCCACTGAACAGCCGTGGAGTAAAGGTGGTAGTTGA
- the LOC140675021 gene encoding protein CIP2A homolog L: protein MEKYQHMRAFITAALDYSKHPSESATSAIQRSLGVISVSLDLSVFDPGTNIAAEFYVSLYELMNSLGSRSTLIWSAVDVLQNACRNIPARQSLIHTYKFAPILARLLEANLTTEKRIRVLKLLQELTYGIKILWQEAHLPYLISTLTQWVIQSKEEEIIALSLGVLVNLCHKNLPAVYTLMRTINTKAFIKTLLKLQDHVNTSVQCCKLLIILEPTNTNISEKYIMNFASLTFTNLKTAMKQKDVLLMRHIIDFFNDVGQNEHSRNILLTYSNYGRDVENILAILEENTDPECVALMMEFLLSLVKLKLAALTPLYPACIRSAMTWVPVEQVCSKALALIRSIIIDSRRTKTSVEVLTEVDPSVLMLITNPEDETNGENGSQSAEMETKQAELMQLFQEMIKTPTLKKKIMQSFSEYAMRRLFSRMLDNEFSAAGDWTGNFQNASTNLYIYALALTADLATSYSNWLTLYSELLSRKQIQMVMALALFTGDGEVKQKVLQLTSSTGFPQECVSAVAVCMKELEPLMLVQSTNSNVLEVANKASLNYTGNELAPLFSITQEERLDAFLAKLESAFESNQISDIPTSAVMELYEYKLATMRHSERAMQSSLEAANNHGTSLQHRLAQVIAESSRLHQLLFDTQQCLEGIKAEKSILTGKLHEMEDQSKKAIFIKKQEIESLKKIVTEKSTNLKQLNEKLMQCTNELEANNNKINTLNIKIQELDNERLTAEKKATDMDNKNHELSKLLQKMKDSLGKKEQILEKKNAEIETNQNDISALKQEIQQIQQMLRTHEQTISEKERAIQRMKTELIDLSRMRDMIFELTAKNKDDLNSS, encoded by the exons ATGGAGAAGTATCAACACATGAGAGCATTTATAACAGCGGCCTTAGATTATTCCAAGCATCCCAGCGAAAGCGCTACATCCGCTATACAAAGAAGTCTTgga gTAATAAGCGTGTCACTGGATCTAAGTGTATTTGATCCTGGAACTAACATAGCTGCAGAATTCTATGTGAGTCTGTACGAACTTATGAATTCTTTAGGATCACGGTCTACTTTAATCTGGAGCGCTGTAGATGTTCTACAAAATGCTTGCAGAAATATTCCTGCTAGACAATCACTTATTCATACATACAAATTTGCACCAATATTGGCGAGATTATTAGag gcaAATTTGACAACTGAAAAAAGGATACgagtattaaaattacttcaGGAATTAACATATGGAATCAAGATATTGTGGCAAGAAGCGCATCTTCCATATTTAATCTCTACATTAACTCAATGGGTAATACAATCaaaggaagaagaaattaTTGCGCTTTCTTTAGGAGTGTTGGTAAATCTGTGTCACAAAAATCTTCCAGCAGTCTATACATTGATGCGTACAATCAATACCAAAGCATTCATCAAAACATTATTGAAGCTCCAAGATCATGTTAATACTAGTGTGCAATGTTGCAAGCTATTGATTATATTGGAACCGAccaatacaaatatttctgaaaaatacatcATGAATTTTGCATCGCTAACTTTCACAAATCTTAAAACAGCGATGAAACAAAAGGACGTTTTATTAATGCGACATATTATTGACTTTTTCAATGACGTCGGACAAAATGAACATTCGcgaaatatattacttacatATTCAAA TTATGGCAGagatgtagaaaatatattagccATTTTGGAAGAAAATACAGATCCGGAATGCGTCGCTCTTATGATGGAATTTTTACTGTCATTAGTGAAGCTAAAATTAGCTGCCTTAACTCCTTTATATCCTGCTTGTATAAGATCGGCTATGACATGGGTACCTGTGGAACAA GTGTGCTCTAAAGCTTTAGCACTCATACGAAGCATAATTATCGATTCACGGCGTACTAAGACTTCCGTCGAAGTTTTAACAGAAGTAGATCCGTCTGTTCTCATGCTCATAACGAACCCAGAAGATGAAACTAATGGAGAGAATGGAAGTCAAAGTGCAGAGATGGAAACAAAACAAGCTGAATTGATGCAACTGTTTCAAGAAATGATTAAAACTCCTAcacttaagaaaaaaattatgcagtCGTTTAGCGAATACGCGATGCGCAGATTATTTAGTCGCATGCTAGATAATGAATTTTCCGCCGCTGGAGACTGGACCGGAAATTTCCAa AATGCTTCCAccaatctttatatttatgcattagCCTTGACAGCAGACTTGGCGACAAGTTATTCCAATTGGTTGACATTGTATTCTGAATTACTTAGTAGGAAGCAAATACAAATGGTAATGGCGCTAGCATTATTCACTGGTGATGGGGAAGTGAAACAGAAAGTCTTGCAGTTAACATCATCAACTGGGTTTCCACAGGAATG TGTTTCCGCAGTGGCAGTTTGCATGAAAGAATTAGAACCATTAATGTTAGTTCAAAGTACTAACAGCAATGTTTTGGAAGTCGCGAATAAAGCATCATTGAATTATACCGGGAATGAACTGGCACCATTATTTTCCATCACGCAAGAAGAACGCCTCGATGCATTCTTAGCCAAACTTGAATCAGCTTTTGAATCGAATCAGATAAGTGATATTCCGACGTCTGCGGTAATGGAATTATACGAATATAAG tTAGCGACAATGAGACATTCTGAAAGGGCGATGCAATCGAGTTTAGAAGCGGCGAATAATCATGGTACCAGTCTTCAACACAGATTAGCACAAGTGATAGCTGAGTCCAGTAGATTACATCAATTATTGTTTGATACCCAGCAATGCTTGGAAGGAATAAAAGCTGAAAAATCTATCTTAACAGGAAAGCTTCACGAGATGGAAGATCAATCTAAGAAagccatttttataaaaaaacaa GAGATTGAAtcactgaaaaaaattgtgacaGAGAAATCGACAAATTTGAAACAGCTAAACGAGAAGTTAATGCAATGTACAAATGAATTAGAAGCtaataacaataagattaatacattaaatataaaaattcaggAATTAGACAACGAACGTTTAACTGCAGAAAAGAAAGCTACAGATATGGACAATAAAAATCATGAATTAAGTAAACTTTTACAAAAGATGAAAGATTCACTCGGCAAAAAAGAACag attttagagaaaaaaaatgcggaAATAGAAAcaaatcaaaatgatatatctGCACTTAAACAAGAAATTCAACAAATTCAGCAAATGTTACGGACGCATGAGCAAACTATATCGGAAAAAGAAAGGGCTATTCAAAGAATGAAAACGGAATTGATAGATTTAAGTCGCATGCGAGATATGATCTTTGAGCTTACCGCAAAAAACAAGGATGATTTAAATTCAAGTTAG